In Anthonomus grandis grandis chromosome 5, icAntGran1.3, whole genome shotgun sequence, the following are encoded in one genomic region:
- the LOC126736745 gene encoding calcyclin-binding protein isoform X2, giving the protein MANKIEELKKDIAEMEYLETHVIRQKVKDILSIEKRKLISEVVRLEEKEKENEMEVQLNVPQVSVKPSTNLSYEVKITNYAWDQSQKFLKFYITLPKVNTVPAENITCDFQEKSLELKVKNLENKDYVFRVTQLLNSIEPKNSTFKVKNDLILINAAKKEDTHWTHVTEWEKKAQDRKLPSFDNDDKSDPTSSLMNIMKNMYATGDDEMKRTIAKAWTESQSKGPTI; this is encoded by the exons ATGGCCAATAAAATCGAAGAG CTTAAAAAAGACATTGCAGAGATGGAATACTTAGAAACCCATGTAATCAGGCAAAAAGTAAAAGATATCCTTAGTATTGAGAAGAGAAAACTCATCTCTGAGGTGGTAAGGCTAGAGGAGaaggaaaaagaaaatgaaatggAGGTGCAACTGAATGTACCTCAAGTCAGTGTAAAGCCGAGCACCAATTTGTCTTATGAAGTCAAGATCACTAACTACG CATGGGACCAGAGCCAAAAGTTCCTCAAGTTCTACATAACCCTTCCGAAAGTGAATACGGTTCCAGCTGAGAATATCACTTGTGATTTCCAAGAGAAATCGTTGGAACTGAAAGTGAAGAACTTGGAAAATAAGGATTACGTTTTCAGAGTTACCCAGTTATTAAACAGTATTGAGCCTAAAAACAGTACATTTaag gtAAAGAATGacttaattttgataaatgCTGCTAAAAAAGAGGACACTCATTGGACGCACGTAACTGAATGGGAAAAGAAAGCACAAGACAGAAAACTGCCCAGTTTCGACAATGATGACAAGTCAGACCCCACCTCTAGTCTCATGAACATTATGAAGAACAt gtacGCGACTGGGGACGACGAAATGAAGCGTACGATCGCCAAAGCGTGGACCGAGAGCCAAAGCAAGGGTCCCACCATCTAA
- the LOC126736745 gene encoding calcyclin-binding protein isoform X1, which produces MANKIEELKKDIAEMEYLETHVIRQKVKDILSIEKRKLISEVVRLEEKEKENEMEVQLNVPQVSVKPSTNLSYEVKITNYAWDQSQKFLKFYITLPKVNTVPAENITCDFQEKSLELKVKNLENKDYVFRVTQLLNSIEPKNSTFKVKNDLILINAAKKEDTHWTHVTEWEKKAQDRKLPSFDNDDKSDPTSSLMNIMKNIHHNPHYRGKFHLSNVGILITDLYRVRILKFYGGNSLIFYMYGSCVFFYYLHNLYLL; this is translated from the exons ATGGCCAATAAAATCGAAGAG CTTAAAAAAGACATTGCAGAGATGGAATACTTAGAAACCCATGTAATCAGGCAAAAAGTAAAAGATATCCTTAGTATTGAGAAGAGAAAACTCATCTCTGAGGTGGTAAGGCTAGAGGAGaaggaaaaagaaaatgaaatggAGGTGCAACTGAATGTACCTCAAGTCAGTGTAAAGCCGAGCACCAATTTGTCTTATGAAGTCAAGATCACTAACTACG CATGGGACCAGAGCCAAAAGTTCCTCAAGTTCTACATAACCCTTCCGAAAGTGAATACGGTTCCAGCTGAGAATATCACTTGTGATTTCCAAGAGAAATCGTTGGAACTGAAAGTGAAGAACTTGGAAAATAAGGATTACGTTTTCAGAGTTACCCAGTTATTAAACAGTATTGAGCCTAAAAACAGTACATTTaag gtAAAGAATGacttaattttgataaatgCTGCTAAAAAAGAGGACACTCATTGGACGCACGTAACTGAATGGGAAAAGAAAGCACAAGACAGAAAACTGCCCAGTTTCGACAATGATGACAAGTCAGACCCCACCTCTAGTCTCATGAACATTATGAAGAACAt ACATCATAACCCACATTATAGAGGTAAATTTCACCTGTCAAACGTGGGAATTCTAATTACTGATTTATATAGAGTTAGAATCCTCAAGTTTTACGGTGGAAACTCTTTGATTTTCTATATGTATGGTagctgtgtttttttttattatttgcacaATCTATACCTTCTGTAA
- the LOC126736750 gene encoding ubiquitin-like protein 5 → MIEITCNDRLGKKVRVKCNPDDTVGDLKKLIAAQTGTKWDKIVLKKWYTTFKDHIQLQDYEIHDGMNIELYYQ, encoded by the exons atgatagaaATTACATGTAACGATAGGTTGGGTAAAAAGGTGCGAGTAAAATGCAACCCGGATGACACTGTAGGCGATTTAAAGAAGCTGATTGCTGCACAAACAGGCACAAAATGGGAcaaaattgtgttaaaaaaatggtaTACCACTTTTAAGGACCATATACAGCTACAAGATT ATGAAATCCATGATGGAATGAACATTGAGCTGTATTATCAATAA
- the LOC126736744 gene encoding uridine-cytidine kinase isoform X1: MSDVRLNGSSKMNGHDEKTPFLIGVAGGTASGKSTVCKRIMEKLGQADIDNKQRQVVCVSQDSFYRELTTSEISRAEKGLFNFDHPDAFNEVLIRDTLTDILAGKMVNIPTYDYKTHTINKDDVLTIYPADVVLFEGILVFYFPEVRNLFHMKLFVDTDSDTRLARRVPRDINERGRDLDQVLNQYMNFVKPAFEEFCSPTKKFADVIIPRGADNHVAIDLIVQHIREILGTKPKSSEERVIKFHPSLTQSLNKKGSFKRPH, translated from the exons ATGAGTGACGTACGTTTAAACGGTTCCTCAAAGATGAACGGCCACGACGAGAAGACCCCCTTTCTGATTGGGGTCGCTGGGGGTACAGCCAGTGGAAAG AGCACAGTATGTAAAAGAATCATGGAAAAACTAGGCCAAGCAGATATAGATAATAAACAGCGTCAAGTTGTTTGTGTTTCACAAGACAGCTTTTACAGAGAACTCACCACCTCCGAGATATCTAGAGCCGAAAAGGGGCTTTTTAACTTTGACCATCCCGATGCTTTTAATGAGGTTTTAATAAGGGATACTTTAACTGATATTTTAGCTGGGAAGATGGTCAATATTCCTACATACGATTACAAAACTCACACTAT CAATAAAGATGATGTTTTGACTATATACCCGGCAGATGTGGTGCTGTTTGAAGGTATTTTAGTGTTTTACTTCCCAGAAGTGAGGAACTTATTTCATATGAAGCTTTTTGTTGATACTGACTCTGATACAAGGCTTGCCAGAAGAG tccCAAGGGACATAAATGAAAGGGGCAGGGATCTGGATCAAGTACTCAACCAGTACATGAACTTTGTTAAGCCAGCTTTTGAAGAGTTCTGCTCTCCG ACTAAAAAGTTTGCAGATGTGATAATCCCAAGAGGAGCAGACAACCATG TTGCTATAGACCTGATAGTCCAACATATAAGGGAAATTTTAGGGACAAAACCGAAAAGCTCAGAAGAGAGGGTGATTAAGTTTCACCCCTCGCTCACCCAGTCTCTCAATAAAAAAGGCTCATTTAAAAGGCCCCACTAA
- the LOC126736744 gene encoding uridine-cytidine kinase isoform X2: MSDVRLNGSSKMNGHDEKTPFLIGVAGGTASGKSTVCKRIMEKLGQADIDNKQRQVVCVSQDSFYRELTTSEISRAEKGLFNFDHPDAFNEVLIRDTLTDILAGKMVNIPTYDYKTHTINKDDVLTIYPADVVLFEGILVFYFPEVRNLFHMKLFVDTDSDTRLARRVPRDINERGRDLDQVLNQYMNFVKPAFEEFCSPTKKFADVIIPRGADNHVAIDLIVHHIKDILQGRPRENGLSGTIAKH, encoded by the exons ATGAGTGACGTACGTTTAAACGGTTCCTCAAAGATGAACGGCCACGACGAGAAGACCCCCTTTCTGATTGGGGTCGCTGGGGGTACAGCCAGTGGAAAG AGCACAGTATGTAAAAGAATCATGGAAAAACTAGGCCAAGCAGATATAGATAATAAACAGCGTCAAGTTGTTTGTGTTTCACAAGACAGCTTTTACAGAGAACTCACCACCTCCGAGATATCTAGAGCCGAAAAGGGGCTTTTTAACTTTGACCATCCCGATGCTTTTAATGAGGTTTTAATAAGGGATACTTTAACTGATATTTTAGCTGGGAAGATGGTCAATATTCCTACATACGATTACAAAACTCACACTAT CAATAAAGATGATGTTTTGACTATATACCCGGCAGATGTGGTGCTGTTTGAAGGTATTTTAGTGTTTTACTTCCCAGAAGTGAGGAACTTATTTCATATGAAGCTTTTTGTTGATACTGACTCTGATACAAGGCTTGCCAGAAGAG tccCAAGGGACATAAATGAAAGGGGCAGGGATCTGGATCAAGTACTCAACCAGTACATGAACTTTGTTAAGCCAGCTTTTGAAGAGTTCTGCTCTCCG ACTAAAAAGTTTGCAGATGTGATAATCCCAAGAGGAGCAGACAACCATG TGGCTATTGATCTTATTGTACACCATATCAAGGACATTTTGCAGGGGAGACCCAGGGAAAATGGATTGTCAGGAACCATTGCCAAGCATTAA